In Rattus norvegicus strain BN/NHsdMcwi chromosome 1, GRCr8, whole genome shotgun sequence, a genomic segment contains:
- the Or13n4b gene encoding olfactory receptor Olr213, which produces MGGRNQTYVVEFILLGLSENPKVQILLFCIFLVIYFLSVFGNLLIIILIHIDSRLHTPMYFFLKNLSFADLCFSTSIVPQMLVHFLSKKKTISFIGCSIQIVVFLLAGCTECALLAVMSYDRYVAVCKPLHYSTIMTQRLCFQLAVVSWISGALACSVDSAFTLYIPYRGQNVINHYFCEPPALLKLASADTHNVEMALFLVGVIMLLGPLSLILVSYGNIISTVIRMQSKERRLKVFSTCGSHLIVVVFYYGSGIFAYMRPNSKTMSEKDKVVSVFYSVMTSMLNPIIYSLRNKDVKGALRKLVGRL; this is translated from the coding sequence ATGGGAGGAAGAAACCAAACTTACGTAGTTGAATTTATTCTGCTGGGACTCTCAGAGAATCCTAAAGTTCAAATCTTGCTATTCTGTATTTTCCTGGTCATCTATTTCCTTTCAGTATTTGGAAACTTGTTAATCATAATCCTTATTCATATTGACTCTCGACTTCATACACCCATGTACTTTTTTCTCAAGAACTTATCCTTTGCTGACCTCTGCTTCTCTACAAGCATCGTACCCCAGATGCTGGTACACTTcctttcaaaaaagaaaaccatttcttttattggatgttCTATACAGATAGTTGTCTTTCTCCTAGCAGGGTGCACAGAGTGTGCTCTGCTGGCAGTTATGTCCTATGACCGGTATGTAGCTGTCTGTAAACCCTTGCACTACTCCACCATCATGACCCAGAGGCTTTGTTTCCAGTTGGCTGTAGTTTCCTGGATAAGTGGAGCATTGGCATGCTCAGTGGACAGTGCGTTTACACTGTATATCCCTTATCGGGGACAGAATGTAATTAATCACTACTTCTGTGAACCACCTGCCCTCCTAAAGCTGGCTTCAGCTGACACCCACAATGTGGAAATGGCTCTGTTTTTAGTGGGAGTGATTATGCTGTTAGgtcctctctccctcattcttGTCTCCTATGGGAACATCATCTCCACTGTAATCCGGATGCAGTCTAAGGAGAGAAGGCTCAAAgtcttctcaacctgtgggtcccacCTCATTGTTGTGGTCTTCTACTATGGGTCTGGAATATTTGCCTACATGAGACccaactccaagacaatgagtgAAAAGGATAAGGTTGTCTCTGTGTTCTATTCTGTTATGACTTCCATGTTGAATCCAATAATTTACAGCCTTAGAAACAAGGATGTGAAAGGGGCTCTCAGAAAGTTGGTTGGAAGATTGTGA